The Osmerus eperlanus chromosome 15, fOsmEpe2.1, whole genome shotgun sequence genome includes a window with the following:
- the LOC134034737 gene encoding GTPase IMAP family member 4 isoform X1: protein MEADKPLQSTDTIPSGEDVLDPEEEEKRAAVAARVANRLPELRLVLLGWRWPGKSLTGNTILGHEEFRLERAAEFCVKRETEVEGRRVTVVDTPGWFSAQDTSPVYQKEMLRGASMCLPGPHAFLLVIPVGMFTDVDRARIEEHVGLFGERVWRQTIVVFTWAEVLRTISIERHIRREGKELQWVLEKCKRRYYVINNYIFGEHPQLLKLMEKVEKMVAEEGGFYNPEEAVEEKKTTVDQNQNTALVGRELGARPKQNSAVGLAKAMEVDPSHNSVDALTD, encoded by the exons ATGGAAGCAGATAAACCGCTACAATCAACAG ATACCATTCCCTCAGGAGAAGATGTCCTTGacccagaagaggaggagaagagggcggCAGTAGCAGCCCGTGTGGCCAACCGCCTTCCAGAGCTCCGCCTAGTTCTTCTAGGCTGGCGGTGGCCTGGGAAGAGCCTGACAGGGAACACCATCCTGGGCCACGAGGAGTTCCGCCTGGAGCGGGCTGCCGAGTTCTGCGTCAAGCGTGAGACGGAGGTTGAAGGCCGCCGCGTGACGGTGGTGGATACGCCCGGGTGGTTCTCGGCCCAGGACACGTCGCCCGTGTACCAGAAAGAGATGCTTCGAGGGGCCTCCATGTGCCTGCCGGGCCCCCACGCCTTCCTGCTCGTCATCCCAGTGGGCATGTTCACGGACGTGGACCGCGCCCGCATCGAGGAGCATGTGGGCCTGTTCGGGGAGCGGGTGTGGAGGCAGACGATCGTGGTGTTCACCTGGGCGGAGGTCTTGAGGACCATATCCATTGAGAGGCACATCCGCAGGGAGGGCAAGGAGCTTCAGTGGGTGCTGGAGAAGTGCAAGCGGAGGTACTACGTCATCAATAACTACATCTTCGGGGAGCACCCTCAGCTGCTGAAACtgatggagaaggtggagaagatggtggcggaggaggggggcttcTACAACCCAGAGGAGGCCGTGGAAGAGAAGAAGACGACTGTGGATCAGAACCAGAACACTGCACTTGTGGGACGAGAATTAGGTGCACGGCCTAAGCAAAACTCGGCAGTGGGATTAGCCAAAGCCATGGAGGTGGACCCATCCCATA ATTCAGTGGatgcactgactgactga
- the LOC134034737 gene encoding GTPase IMAP family member 4 isoform X2, with the protein MEADKPLQSTGEDVLDPEEEEKRAAVAARVANRLPELRLVLLGWRWPGKSLTGNTILGHEEFRLERAAEFCVKRETEVEGRRVTVVDTPGWFSAQDTSPVYQKEMLRGASMCLPGPHAFLLVIPVGMFTDVDRARIEEHVGLFGERVWRQTIVVFTWAEVLRTISIERHIRREGKELQWVLEKCKRRYYVINNYIFGEHPQLLKLMEKVEKMVAEEGGFYNPEEAVEEKKTTVDQNQNTALVGRELGARPKQNSAVGLAKAMEVDPSHNSVDALTD; encoded by the exons ATGGAAGCAGATAAACCGCTACAATCAACAG GAGAAGATGTCCTTGacccagaagaggaggagaagagggcggCAGTAGCAGCCCGTGTGGCCAACCGCCTTCCAGAGCTCCGCCTAGTTCTTCTAGGCTGGCGGTGGCCTGGGAAGAGCCTGACAGGGAACACCATCCTGGGCCACGAGGAGTTCCGCCTGGAGCGGGCTGCCGAGTTCTGCGTCAAGCGTGAGACGGAGGTTGAAGGCCGCCGCGTGACGGTGGTGGATACGCCCGGGTGGTTCTCGGCCCAGGACACGTCGCCCGTGTACCAGAAAGAGATGCTTCGAGGGGCCTCCATGTGCCTGCCGGGCCCCCACGCCTTCCTGCTCGTCATCCCAGTGGGCATGTTCACGGACGTGGACCGCGCCCGCATCGAGGAGCATGTGGGCCTGTTCGGGGAGCGGGTGTGGAGGCAGACGATCGTGGTGTTCACCTGGGCGGAGGTCTTGAGGACCATATCCATTGAGAGGCACATCCGCAGGGAGGGCAAGGAGCTTCAGTGGGTGCTGGAGAAGTGCAAGCGGAGGTACTACGTCATCAATAACTACATCTTCGGGGAGCACCCTCAGCTGCTGAAACtgatggagaaggtggagaagatggtggcggaggaggggggcttcTACAACCCAGAGGAGGCCGTGGAAGAGAAGAAGACGACTGTGGATCAGAACCAGAACACTGCACTTGTGGGACGAGAATTAGGTGCACGGCCTAAGCAAAACTCGGCAGTGGGATTAGCCAAAGCCATGGAGGTGGACCCATCCCATA ATTCAGTGGatgcactgactgactga